The proteins below are encoded in one region of Coffea arabica cultivar ET-39 chromosome 4c, Coffea Arabica ET-39 HiFi, whole genome shotgun sequence:
- the LOC113739971 gene encoding uncharacterized protein isoform X1, which produces MLVSVGVGFVAGALAVLVLEAVVLLLLIHRVNRRVAQQQQKANEGKAPESSPIHYDPSFHNKQGVVWLLESEAILKSLDDNLKEQKRKKEVFEVLPVKKHAMIKDHSLFISELDGSCIEVHLKGCMVAAVSATSLPSRKWAKKYPIKVENKETTLYKGSSTFYIYLETSWEKESWCKALRLASSDDKEKLKWFAKLNLEFQRYVASLGAEYPSFMKPSVGLSNDLNDKLIKLDGSSSKVRQFLKKLAKKGSKSGLDNKASWTPISAQEERKFGEKSRSYYDSGVANMVIGGKLPEDVIVSSSLSTSRDLGSRSHISVSSDGDSDEKTFGDEGTLCWNLLFSRLFFDAKSNARLRSSVQERIQKLLSNMRSPSYIGQVICTAVDPGNLPPYIHAMRVLPSHMNELWAFEVDIEYCGGAILNVETRIEVRELHVQEGEDKLFESSAVGQVTSDLLESFEHLGKNLKVSEEKEKADQLNKRDEGEAGVDGSRNQKNALRGSSQVSRWKSVLHSIAKQVSQVPLSLGIRVSWLRGTMRLYIKPPPSDQIWFGFTCMPDIDFNLESSVGDHKITNGHLALLLISRIKVAIRDTLVLPNCENICIPWMLAEKDDWVPRIAAPFLWNRQEAAGNSTTKPEQTAQSLEENLTAEANKRIPNTCSEGRLSKSNEVGPEKHPENGLSEHYASSAPTEHSTGRSLHELTTPLLNIDEQGEIARRSVEENPQCNVPSPSLILTGQNSYNSEEEDAKHKRIGTRARMLGFGKKMGEKFEEKRKHIEERGRHIVEKMKGPQLS; this is translated from the exons ATGTTGGTTTCGGTGGGAGTAGGTTTTGTGGCAGGGGCACTGGCAGTTCTTGTGTTGGAAGCTGTGGTATTGCTACTCTTGATCCACCGCGTCAATCGGCGGGTAGCCCAGCAACAGCAGAAAGCAAACGAGGGAAAGGCACCAGAGTCTTCACCTATCCACTACGATCCCTCTTTTCACAATAAGCAG GGGGTAGTCTGGCTTCTAGAGTCAGAGGCTATACTGAAAAGTTTGGATGATAACTTAAAGGAGCAAAAGCGTAAAAAAGAGGTCTTCGAAGTTTTACCTGTCAAAAAGCATGCCATGATTAAAGATCATTCTCTGTTCATATCGGAATTAGATGGTTCTTGTATTGAAGTTCATCTTAAGGGTTGCATGGTAGCAGCTGTTTCAGCAACAAGCTTGCCATCAAGAAAATG GGCCAAAAAGTATCCTATTAAAGTGGAGAATAAAGAGACAACATTATACAAAGGAAGTTCAACATTCTACATTTATCTAGAAACGTCTTGGGAGAAGGAGTCATGGTGTAAAGCCCTCCGCCTTGCTTCCTCTGATGACAAAGAAAAACTTAAGTGGTTTGCCAAgttaaatcttgaatttcaaCGCTATGTGGCATCATTAGGTGCAGAATATCCTTCATTTATGAAGCCATCAGTGGGTTTATCTAATGACTTAAATGATAAGTTAATTAAGCTTGATGGCTCTTCATCAAAGGTTCGCCAATTTCTAAAGAAACTTGCAAAGAAGGGGTCAAAAAGTGGTTTAGATAATAAGGCAAGTTGGACTCCAATATcagctcaagaagaaagaaagtttGGTGAGAAATCTCGTTCATATTATGATTCTGGTGTAGCAAATATGGTCATAGGGGGAAAGCTTCCAGAGGATGTGATAGTGTCATCATCATTATCCACCAGCCGTGATTTAGGGAGCAGAAGTCACATTTCTGTTTCCTCTGATGGAGATTCTGATGAAAAGACCTTTGGTGATGAAGGAACACTTTGTTGGAATCTATTGTTTTCACGTTTGTTCTTTGATGCCAAAAGTAATGCACGGCTGAGAAGTTCTGTTCAAGAAAGGATTCAG AAACTGCTATCTAATATGCGATCTCCCAGTTACATAGGTCAAGTGATATGTACTGCTGTAGATCCTGGTAATCTTCCTCCATATATCCACGCAATGAGGGTCCTTCCCTCACATATGAATGAGTTATGGGCCTTTGAGGTTGATATCGAGTATTGTGGTGGCGCAATCCTAAATGTtgaaacaagaattgaagttcgGGAACTGCATGTCCAGGAGGGAGAGGACAAATTATTTGAATCAAGTGCTGTAGGTCAGGTTACTTCAGATTTGCTGGAAAGCTTTGAGCACTTGGGGAAAAATTTGAAGGTTTctgaagagaaagagaaagctGACCAACTGAATAAAAGAGATGAAGGAGAAGCTGGTGTAG ACGGGAGCAGAAATCAAAAGAATGCTTTGCGTGGATCATCTCAAGTCTCTAGGTGGAAGTCTGTGTTGCATTCTATTGCAAAGCAGGTTTCGCAG GTTCCGCTCTCACTGGGAATACGGGTATCATGGCTTCGAGGAACTATGCGTTTATACATAAAGCCACCTCCTTCAGATCAAATATGGTTTGGGTTCACATGTATGCCAGATATAGATTTCAACTTGGAGTCTTCTGTTGGGGACCACAAAATTACAAATGGACATCTTGCTTTACTTTTGATCAGCAGAATTAAG GTGGCAATTCGTGACACACTTGTGCTTCCAAATTGTGAAAATATATGCATCCCTTGGATGTTAGCTGAGAAGGATGATTGGGTTCCACGAATAGCTGCTCCTTTTCTGTGGAATAGACAAGAAGCTGCTGGTAATTCTACCACAAAACCAGAACAGACTGCTCAATCATTGGAAGAAAACTTGACCGCTGAAGCTAATAAGCGAATCCCAAATACTTGTTCAGAGGGAAGGCTAAGCAAATCTAATGAAGTAGGGCCTGAAAAACATCCTGAAAATGGATTGTCAGAACACTATGCTTCATCGGCTCCAACTGAGCATTCAACTGGCAGATCTCTGCATGAATTGACAACTCCTTTGTTAAACATTGATGAACAGGGAGAGATTGCCCGCAGGAGTGTAGAGGAGAATCCACAGTGCAACGTGCCATCTCCATCACTGATCTTAACAGGGCAAAATAGCTATAActcagaagaagaagatgcaaaacacaagagaattggCACTAGAGCACGAATGCTTGGTTTCGGGAAGAAGATGGgagaaaaatttgaagaaaagaggAAACACATTGAAGAGCGGGGAAGGCACATTGTTGAGAAGATGAAAGGACCACAATTATCTTAG
- the LOC113739971 gene encoding uncharacterized protein isoform X2 — MLVSVGVGFVAGALAVLVLEAVVLLLLIHRVNRRVAQQQQKANEGKAPESSPIHYDPSFHNKQGVVWLLESEAILKSLDDNLKEQKRKKEVFEVLPVKKHAMIKDHSLFISELDGSCIEVHLKGCMVAAVSATSLPSRKWAKKYPIKVENKETTLYKGSSTFYIYLETSWEKESWCKALRLASSDDKEKLKWFAKLNLEFQRYVASLGAEYPSFMKPSVGLSNDLNDKLIKLDGSSSKVRQFLKKLAKKGSKSGLDNKASWTPISAQEERKFGEKSRSYYDSGVANMVIGGKLPEDVIVSSSLSTSRDLGSRSHISVSSDGDSDEKTFGDEGTLCWNLLFSRLFFDAKSNARLRSSVQERIQKLLSNMRSPSYIGQVICTAVDPGNLPPYIHAMRVLPSHMNELWAFEVDIEYCGGAILNVETRIEVRELHVQEGEDKLFESSAVGQVTSDLLESFEHLGKNLKVSEEKEKADQLNKRDEGEAGVDGSRNQKNALRGSSQVSRWKSVLHSIAKQVSQVAIRDTLVLPNCENICIPWMLAEKDDWVPRIAAPFLWNRQEAAGNSTTKPEQTAQSLEENLTAEANKRIPNTCSEGRLSKSNEVGPEKHPENGLSEHYASSAPTEHSTGRSLHELTTPLLNIDEQGEIARRSVEENPQCNVPSPSLILTGQNSYNSEEEDAKHKRIGTRARMLGFGKKMGEKFEEKRKHIEERGRHIVEKMKGPQLS; from the exons ATGTTGGTTTCGGTGGGAGTAGGTTTTGTGGCAGGGGCACTGGCAGTTCTTGTGTTGGAAGCTGTGGTATTGCTACTCTTGATCCACCGCGTCAATCGGCGGGTAGCCCAGCAACAGCAGAAAGCAAACGAGGGAAAGGCACCAGAGTCTTCACCTATCCACTACGATCCCTCTTTTCACAATAAGCAG GGGGTAGTCTGGCTTCTAGAGTCAGAGGCTATACTGAAAAGTTTGGATGATAACTTAAAGGAGCAAAAGCGTAAAAAAGAGGTCTTCGAAGTTTTACCTGTCAAAAAGCATGCCATGATTAAAGATCATTCTCTGTTCATATCGGAATTAGATGGTTCTTGTATTGAAGTTCATCTTAAGGGTTGCATGGTAGCAGCTGTTTCAGCAACAAGCTTGCCATCAAGAAAATG GGCCAAAAAGTATCCTATTAAAGTGGAGAATAAAGAGACAACATTATACAAAGGAAGTTCAACATTCTACATTTATCTAGAAACGTCTTGGGAGAAGGAGTCATGGTGTAAAGCCCTCCGCCTTGCTTCCTCTGATGACAAAGAAAAACTTAAGTGGTTTGCCAAgttaaatcttgaatttcaaCGCTATGTGGCATCATTAGGTGCAGAATATCCTTCATTTATGAAGCCATCAGTGGGTTTATCTAATGACTTAAATGATAAGTTAATTAAGCTTGATGGCTCTTCATCAAAGGTTCGCCAATTTCTAAAGAAACTTGCAAAGAAGGGGTCAAAAAGTGGTTTAGATAATAAGGCAAGTTGGACTCCAATATcagctcaagaagaaagaaagtttGGTGAGAAATCTCGTTCATATTATGATTCTGGTGTAGCAAATATGGTCATAGGGGGAAAGCTTCCAGAGGATGTGATAGTGTCATCATCATTATCCACCAGCCGTGATTTAGGGAGCAGAAGTCACATTTCTGTTTCCTCTGATGGAGATTCTGATGAAAAGACCTTTGGTGATGAAGGAACACTTTGTTGGAATCTATTGTTTTCACGTTTGTTCTTTGATGCCAAAAGTAATGCACGGCTGAGAAGTTCTGTTCAAGAAAGGATTCAG AAACTGCTATCTAATATGCGATCTCCCAGTTACATAGGTCAAGTGATATGTACTGCTGTAGATCCTGGTAATCTTCCTCCATATATCCACGCAATGAGGGTCCTTCCCTCACATATGAATGAGTTATGGGCCTTTGAGGTTGATATCGAGTATTGTGGTGGCGCAATCCTAAATGTtgaaacaagaattgaagttcgGGAACTGCATGTCCAGGAGGGAGAGGACAAATTATTTGAATCAAGTGCTGTAGGTCAGGTTACTTCAGATTTGCTGGAAAGCTTTGAGCACTTGGGGAAAAATTTGAAGGTTTctgaagagaaagagaaagctGACCAACTGAATAAAAGAGATGAAGGAGAAGCTGGTGTAG ACGGGAGCAGAAATCAAAAGAATGCTTTGCGTGGATCATCTCAAGTCTCTAGGTGGAAGTCTGTGTTGCATTCTATTGCAAAGCAGGTTTCGCAG GTGGCAATTCGTGACACACTTGTGCTTCCAAATTGTGAAAATATATGCATCCCTTGGATGTTAGCTGAGAAGGATGATTGGGTTCCACGAATAGCTGCTCCTTTTCTGTGGAATAGACAAGAAGCTGCTGGTAATTCTACCACAAAACCAGAACAGACTGCTCAATCATTGGAAGAAAACTTGACCGCTGAAGCTAATAAGCGAATCCCAAATACTTGTTCAGAGGGAAGGCTAAGCAAATCTAATGAAGTAGGGCCTGAAAAACATCCTGAAAATGGATTGTCAGAACACTATGCTTCATCGGCTCCAACTGAGCATTCAACTGGCAGATCTCTGCATGAATTGACAACTCCTTTGTTAAACATTGATGAACAGGGAGAGATTGCCCGCAGGAGTGTAGAGGAGAATCCACAGTGCAACGTGCCATCTCCATCACTGATCTTAACAGGGCAAAATAGCTATAActcagaagaagaagatgcaaaacacaagagaattggCACTAGAGCACGAATGCTTGGTTTCGGGAAGAAGATGGgagaaaaatttgaagaaaagaggAAACACATTGAAGAGCGGGGAAGGCACATTGTTGAGAAGATGAAAGGACCACAATTATCTTAG
- the LOC113739971 gene encoding uncharacterized protein isoform X3, whose amino-acid sequence MIKDHSLFISELDGSCIEVHLKGCMVAAVSATSLPSRKWAKKYPIKVENKETTLYKGSSTFYIYLETSWEKESWCKALRLASSDDKEKLKWFAKLNLEFQRYVASLGAEYPSFMKPSVGLSNDLNDKLIKLDGSSSKVRQFLKKLAKKGSKSGLDNKASWTPISAQEERKFGEKSRSYYDSGVANMVIGGKLPEDVIVSSSLSTSRDLGSRSHISVSSDGDSDEKTFGDEGTLCWNLLFSRLFFDAKSNARLRSSVQERIQKLLSNMRSPSYIGQVICTAVDPGNLPPYIHAMRVLPSHMNELWAFEVDIEYCGGAILNVETRIEVRELHVQEGEDKLFESSAVGQVTSDLLESFEHLGKNLKVSEEKEKADQLNKRDEGEAGVDGSRNQKNALRGSSQVSRWKSVLHSIAKQVSQVPLSLGIRVSWLRGTMRLYIKPPPSDQIWFGFTCMPDIDFNLESSVGDHKITNGHLALLLISRIKVAIRDTLVLPNCENICIPWMLAEKDDWVPRIAAPFLWNRQEAAGNSTTKPEQTAQSLEENLTAEANKRIPNTCSEGRLSKSNEVGPEKHPENGLSEHYASSAPTEHSTGRSLHELTTPLLNIDEQGEIARRSVEENPQCNVPSPSLILTGQNSYNSEEEDAKHKRIGTRARMLGFGKKMGEKFEEKRKHIEERGRHIVEKMKGPQLS is encoded by the exons ATGATTAAAGATCATTCTCTGTTCATATCGGAATTAGATGGTTCTTGTATTGAAGTTCATCTTAAGGGTTGCATGGTAGCAGCTGTTTCAGCAACAAGCTTGCCATCAAGAAAATG GGCCAAAAAGTATCCTATTAAAGTGGAGAATAAAGAGACAACATTATACAAAGGAAGTTCAACATTCTACATTTATCTAGAAACGTCTTGGGAGAAGGAGTCATGGTGTAAAGCCCTCCGCCTTGCTTCCTCTGATGACAAAGAAAAACTTAAGTGGTTTGCCAAgttaaatcttgaatttcaaCGCTATGTGGCATCATTAGGTGCAGAATATCCTTCATTTATGAAGCCATCAGTGGGTTTATCTAATGACTTAAATGATAAGTTAATTAAGCTTGATGGCTCTTCATCAAAGGTTCGCCAATTTCTAAAGAAACTTGCAAAGAAGGGGTCAAAAAGTGGTTTAGATAATAAGGCAAGTTGGACTCCAATATcagctcaagaagaaagaaagtttGGTGAGAAATCTCGTTCATATTATGATTCTGGTGTAGCAAATATGGTCATAGGGGGAAAGCTTCCAGAGGATGTGATAGTGTCATCATCATTATCCACCAGCCGTGATTTAGGGAGCAGAAGTCACATTTCTGTTTCCTCTGATGGAGATTCTGATGAAAAGACCTTTGGTGATGAAGGAACACTTTGTTGGAATCTATTGTTTTCACGTTTGTTCTTTGATGCCAAAAGTAATGCACGGCTGAGAAGTTCTGTTCAAGAAAGGATTCAG AAACTGCTATCTAATATGCGATCTCCCAGTTACATAGGTCAAGTGATATGTACTGCTGTAGATCCTGGTAATCTTCCTCCATATATCCACGCAATGAGGGTCCTTCCCTCACATATGAATGAGTTATGGGCCTTTGAGGTTGATATCGAGTATTGTGGTGGCGCAATCCTAAATGTtgaaacaagaattgaagttcgGGAACTGCATGTCCAGGAGGGAGAGGACAAATTATTTGAATCAAGTGCTGTAGGTCAGGTTACTTCAGATTTGCTGGAAAGCTTTGAGCACTTGGGGAAAAATTTGAAGGTTTctgaagagaaagagaaagctGACCAACTGAATAAAAGAGATGAAGGAGAAGCTGGTGTAG ACGGGAGCAGAAATCAAAAGAATGCTTTGCGTGGATCATCTCAAGTCTCTAGGTGGAAGTCTGTGTTGCATTCTATTGCAAAGCAGGTTTCGCAG GTTCCGCTCTCACTGGGAATACGGGTATCATGGCTTCGAGGAACTATGCGTTTATACATAAAGCCACCTCCTTCAGATCAAATATGGTTTGGGTTCACATGTATGCCAGATATAGATTTCAACTTGGAGTCTTCTGTTGGGGACCACAAAATTACAAATGGACATCTTGCTTTACTTTTGATCAGCAGAATTAAG GTGGCAATTCGTGACACACTTGTGCTTCCAAATTGTGAAAATATATGCATCCCTTGGATGTTAGCTGAGAAGGATGATTGGGTTCCACGAATAGCTGCTCCTTTTCTGTGGAATAGACAAGAAGCTGCTGGTAATTCTACCACAAAACCAGAACAGACTGCTCAATCATTGGAAGAAAACTTGACCGCTGAAGCTAATAAGCGAATCCCAAATACTTGTTCAGAGGGAAGGCTAAGCAAATCTAATGAAGTAGGGCCTGAAAAACATCCTGAAAATGGATTGTCAGAACACTATGCTTCATCGGCTCCAACTGAGCATTCAACTGGCAGATCTCTGCATGAATTGACAACTCCTTTGTTAAACATTGATGAACAGGGAGAGATTGCCCGCAGGAGTGTAGAGGAGAATCCACAGTGCAACGTGCCATCTCCATCACTGATCTTAACAGGGCAAAATAGCTATAActcagaagaagaagatgcaaaacacaagagaattggCACTAGAGCACGAATGCTTGGTTTCGGGAAGAAGATGGgagaaaaatttgaagaaaagaggAAACACATTGAAGAGCGGGGAAGGCACATTGTTGAGAAGATGAAAGGACCACAATTATCTTAG